A single genomic interval of Bradyrhizobium sp. AZCC 1693 harbors:
- a CDS encoding branched-chain amino acid ABC transporter ATP-binding protein/permease, which yields MTMRGWRSLLPIIVFTTLYAAVSLSVTNSYYQLVMTLVPVWAIFGLSWNLLSGYTGLISFGHAAFFGVGAYAVVLGQIHFDLSPWIMIPIAAVLGGVAGLLIGFPTFRLQGHYFALAMLAYPLAILYVFEWLGLQEVTLPIKRDSAIAYMQFSDHRLYTLLALALMLATILLTRAIERSRFGMALLAIKQNEAAAEAAGINTLVWKLRAITLSGAIAGAVGGFYAVVLLVVTPQSVFGMLVSAQALTVAMFGGVGTVWGPVIGSVILIPLAETLNAEAGSRFPGIQGVIYGLAIISVILLAPEGLFWKVRDFLRRRSAPPAATTPSGPDILVAAAAPSAPVPSRSERSPGTGDVVLEVRNLSRSFGGLKAVQNVSFKLRRNEILGIIGPNGAGKTTLFNLLNGFLRPGTGEILLDGREMSGRKPHELCEAGIGRTFQIMRPFLRMSISDNVVVGAYVRAKTDAEARQLATDAIARVGLSEIADRIAGELTTKELRLMELARAVAGQPRILLLDETLAGLGHDEANEVVAVIQRLARDGMTIAIIEHTMQAMVRLVDSFLVLDHGAVIVEGEPEAVTRDSRVIEAYLGKKWMAHAPH from the coding sequence ATGACGATGCGCGGATGGCGATCGCTGTTACCAATCATCGTCTTCACCACGCTCTACGCGGCGGTGTCGTTGAGCGTGACCAATTCCTATTACCAGCTGGTGATGACGCTAGTTCCGGTGTGGGCGATCTTCGGCCTGTCATGGAACCTGCTTAGTGGATACACCGGTCTGATCTCGTTCGGTCACGCCGCCTTCTTCGGCGTCGGCGCCTATGCCGTCGTGCTCGGCCAGATCCATTTCGATCTGTCGCCGTGGATCATGATCCCGATTGCGGCCGTGCTCGGCGGGGTTGCCGGACTACTGATCGGATTTCCGACCTTCCGCCTGCAGGGCCACTACTTCGCGCTGGCAATGCTAGCCTACCCGCTCGCTATTCTCTACGTATTCGAATGGCTCGGCCTTCAGGAAGTTACGCTGCCAATCAAGCGCGACAGTGCGATCGCCTATATGCAATTTAGCGATCACCGTCTCTATACGCTGCTAGCGCTGGCGCTGATGCTCGCCACGATCCTGCTGACACGGGCGATCGAACGGTCGCGCTTTGGCATGGCGCTACTTGCAATCAAGCAAAACGAAGCCGCCGCAGAAGCTGCGGGGATCAATACGCTGGTCTGGAAGCTGCGCGCCATCACCCTCAGCGGAGCGATCGCCGGAGCGGTTGGCGGATTTTACGCAGTCGTGCTGCTGGTGGTGACCCCACAATCCGTATTCGGCATGCTGGTGTCGGCACAGGCGCTGACGGTCGCCATGTTCGGCGGCGTCGGAACGGTCTGGGGTCCGGTGATCGGATCGGTGATCCTGATCCCATTGGCCGAAACGCTCAATGCCGAAGCGGGCTCGCGCTTTCCCGGCATTCAGGGGGTGATTTACGGCCTCGCTATCATATCCGTCATCCTTCTCGCGCCGGAGGGCTTGTTCTGGAAGGTGCGTGATTTCCTGCGCAGGCGGTCGGCACCGCCGGCCGCGACAACACCGAGCGGCCCGGATATCCTGGTCGCCGCCGCCGCTCCCTCTGCGCCGGTGCCATCGCGTTCGGAACGATCCCCGGGGACAGGTGACGTCGTTCTCGAAGTACGTAACCTGTCCCGTTCCTTCGGCGGATTGAAAGCCGTCCAGAATGTCAGCTTCAAGCTGCGGCGAAACGAGATCCTCGGGATCATCGGTCCCAACGGCGCCGGCAAGACCACGCTGTTCAACCTGCTGAATGGTTTCCTTCGGCCCGGCACCGGCGAAATTCTACTCGACGGACGCGAGATGTCCGGCCGCAAGCCGCACGAGCTCTGCGAGGCCGGCATCGGCCGGACCTTCCAGATCATGCGCCCGTTCCTGCGCATGTCGATCTCGGACAATGTCGTGGTGGGCGCCTATGTCCGCGCCAAGACCGATGCCGAGGCAAGGCAATTGGCGACTGACGCGATTGCCCGCGTCGGCCTGTCCGAGATCGCCGACCGCATCGCCGGCGAACTCACGACCAAGGAATTGCGGCTAATGGAGCTTGCTCGCGCGGTGGCTGGACAACCGCGCATCCTGCTGCTGGACGAGACCCTTGCGGGCTTGGGACATGACGAAGCGAACGAAGTCGTCGCGGTGATTCAACGGCTCGCGCGCGATGGCATGACGATTGCCATCATAGAACACACGATGCAGGCGATGGTCCGCCTGGTCGATAGTTTCCTGGTGCTCGACCACGGCGCCGTGATCGTCGAGGGCGAACCGGAAGCGGTCACCCGCGACAGCCGCGTCATCGAAGCCTATCTCGGCAAGAAGTGGATGGCCCATGCTCCGCATTGA
- a CDS encoding branched-chain amino acid ABC transporter permease: protein MEGFLQALSAGLLIGAVYGLMCVGLGLIFGVMRVINFAQGDFMMLGMYAAFYFFTALGVQAAFGNTVGPFVAILLAGPVLAVFGYAIHLALISRVSGTRTSSLEGEGHYAQLILTLGIALILQNGGLLVFGSVLASIRTPLSSSAWELGPLFNDISVFVNKARGIDAVVSLIMMLLLTLLITRSRIGKSLRAAADNPTAATYMGIDVDRAHRIAFALGTGITAIAGGLLATNYPFHPFVGVEYVIVMYAGVVLGGMGSTIGAFWGGMTIGLVQQMSTLILPTQLQNAAIFVVFLLIIFFRPQGFFGRMVERT from the coding sequence TTGGAAGGCTTCCTGCAAGCACTGTCCGCCGGACTTCTGATCGGCGCGGTTTATGGCCTGATGTGCGTCGGACTCGGGCTGATCTTCGGCGTCATGCGGGTGATCAACTTCGCCCAGGGCGATTTCATGATGCTCGGCATGTATGCGGCATTCTATTTCTTCACGGCGCTCGGCGTTCAAGCCGCGTTTGGAAACACCGTCGGGCCGTTCGTTGCCATCCTGTTGGCCGGCCCCGTGCTCGCCGTCTTCGGCTACGCGATCCACCTTGCCCTTATCTCGCGTGTATCGGGAACACGCACCTCCTCACTCGAGGGAGAGGGCCATTATGCCCAGCTCATTCTGACGCTCGGGATTGCGTTGATCCTGCAGAATGGAGGCCTGCTCGTATTCGGTTCGGTATTGGCCTCGATCCGGACGCCGCTGTCGAGTTCGGCCTGGGAGCTCGGACCGCTGTTCAATGACATCAGCGTCTTTGTCAACAAGGCGCGCGGGATCGACGCCGTTGTTTCGCTGATAATGATGCTGCTGCTGACGCTGTTGATCACGCGATCGAGGATCGGAAAATCGCTGCGAGCTGCCGCCGACAATCCCACCGCGGCAACCTACATGGGTATCGACGTCGACCGTGCGCACCGCATTGCCTTCGCGCTCGGAACCGGAATTACCGCGATTGCCGGCGGCCTGCTCGCCACCAATTATCCGTTTCATCCCTTCGTCGGCGTCGAATACGTCATCGTCATGTATGCGGGCGTCGTGCTCGGCGGCATGGGCAGCACTATCGGCGCCTTCTGGGGCGGAATGACCATCGGCCTGGTGCAGCAGATGTCGACGCTAATCCTGCCGACGCAACTGCAGAATGCCGCGATCTTCGTCGTGTTTCTCCTGATCATCTTTTTCCGCCCGCAAGGTTTCTTCGGGCGCATGGTCGAGAGGACATGA
- a CDS encoding MmgE/PrpD family protein produces the protein MAKAKICLLDFLSCAFEARSHPWSRQAVGIARNVGDGATVIGTRTLASPGDAAFANATMGHGLVREDMHAASICHHGVVIWPTLLALSERTPLSGATFLTAAIIGYEVGAQIGRAIFTADLTRLYRPTGLVAPLGAALAGSYALGLTEDAATSAVAIAANTSSGLNEWPRAGGSEMYFHPGFAARNAIAAIELAEAGARASETILEGEAGLFAAFRRQPAASDIRLFAGAEPEIMAVYNKPAPACNFAQTAAQTALRVARELGTSEGIATVSIRVPEAAARYPGCNSRGPFHNALQAKMSIPFSVAAVLARGALEEDNYARVDDPGILRLVEQTDLQSAPDLTAAFPTNQGAEVLVGLRDGKTIHQRLDNVIAATPEEIRARFLQAASDVIGDKRARHLEELVDDCTSLPDSRIIAARCRLEPTEQQLRPAS, from the coding sequence ATCGCCAAGGCGAAAATCTGCCTGCTGGATTTTCTGTCCTGCGCCTTCGAGGCACGTAGTCACCCGTGGAGCCGCCAAGCGGTCGGCATCGCGCGCAACGTTGGGGACGGCGCAACCGTCATCGGCACCCGTACCCTCGCCTCGCCGGGCGATGCAGCCTTCGCCAACGCGACCATGGGCCACGGCCTGGTGCGCGAAGACATGCACGCCGCCAGCATCTGCCACCATGGCGTGGTGATCTGGCCGACGCTGCTCGCTTTGTCGGAACGAACGCCGCTATCCGGCGCAACATTCCTTACCGCCGCGATCATCGGCTATGAGGTCGGCGCACAGATCGGCCGCGCAATCTTTACCGCCGATCTCACCCGTCTCTACCGGCCGACCGGGCTCGTCGCGCCCTTAGGCGCCGCGCTCGCGGGAAGCTATGCGCTTGGTCTCACCGAGGATGCCGCAACAAGCGCGGTTGCCATTGCCGCCAACACGTCGTCGGGCCTGAACGAATGGCCGCGCGCCGGCGGCTCCGAAATGTACTTCCATCCGGGCTTTGCGGCCCGCAACGCAATTGCGGCGATCGAACTGGCGGAGGCCGGCGCCCGCGCTTCGGAAACAATCCTGGAGGGCGAGGCCGGATTGTTCGCCGCCTTCCGCCGCCAGCCTGCCGCCTCAGATATTCGTTTGTTCGCCGGCGCCGAGCCCGAGATCATGGCCGTCTACAACAAGCCCGCTCCTGCCTGCAATTTTGCGCAGACCGCGGCACAGACCGCCCTGCGCGTCGCGCGCGAACTCGGGACATCGGAAGGCATTGCGACCGTTTCGATCCGCGTCCCCGAAGCGGCGGCTCGCTACCCCGGCTGTAACTCCAGGGGGCCGTTTCACAACGCGCTGCAAGCCAAGATGAGCATCCCTTTCAGCGTTGCTGCCGTGCTGGCGCGCGGCGCGCTTGAAGAAGACAACTACGCGCGAGTCGACGATCCCGGGATTCTCCGCCTCGTCGAACAGACCGATCTGCAGAGCGCGCCTGACCTCACCGCCGCGTTCCCGACCAACCAGGGTGCCGAGGTCCTTGTTGGCCTGCGCGACGGAAAGACCATCCATCAGCGCCTCGACAATGTCATTGCCGCGACGCCAGAGGAAATCCGCGCCCGCTTTCTGCAGGCTGCTTCCGACGTCATCGGAGACAAGCGCGCACGGCATCTGGAAGAACTCGTCGACGATTGCACGTCGCTTCCAGACAGCCGCATCATCGCCGCCCGGTGCCGGCTTGAGCCGACCGAACAACAGCTGCGGCCAGCGTCATGA
- a CDS encoding NAD(P)-dependent oxidoreductase: protein MAAETIGFVGTGRMGGPMAGRLLDAGYSLCIYDSQVEATKALVARGARLAKSPAEVASSADIVLASLPTPDIVKAVALGPDGIVAGNRATVLIDLSTTGPGAAKLIAKGFEARNLTLVDAPVSGGIKGAVSGTLAVMVSCPKATYDRVEPILKHFGKLFYTGDKPGTAQTAKLANNLMAAAALVITSEAVAMGVKGGVNAKVLIDIINASSGRNSASEDKFPRAVLPGTFDFGFATGLSYKDVRLCVDEAEAMGVPMVCGSVVRQMLAITNAKYGASSDFTSIARVLEEWAGVEMRG, encoded by the coding sequence ATGGCTGCAGAAACAATCGGCTTTGTCGGAACGGGCCGCATGGGCGGACCGATGGCCGGCCGCCTGCTCGATGCCGGCTATTCGCTGTGCATTTATGATTCGCAGGTCGAGGCAACCAAGGCGCTGGTTGCGCGTGGCGCACGGCTTGCGAAATCGCCCGCCGAAGTCGCATCCAGCGCCGATATCGTGCTGGCAAGCTTGCCGACTCCCGACATCGTCAAGGCGGTTGCGCTGGGGCCCGATGGAATTGTTGCCGGAAACCGCGCCACAGTGCTGATCGATTTGTCCACGACCGGGCCCGGCGCCGCCAAATTGATTGCGAAGGGCTTCGAAGCGCGAAACCTGACGCTGGTCGATGCGCCGGTCAGCGGCGGCATCAAGGGCGCGGTAAGCGGTACGCTTGCGGTGATGGTGTCCTGCCCGAAGGCTACCTATGACAGGGTGGAGCCGATCCTGAAGCACTTCGGAAAACTGTTTTACACCGGCGACAAGCCGGGCACGGCACAGACCGCGAAACTAGCGAACAATCTGATGGCAGCCGCGGCGCTGGTGATCACCTCCGAAGCGGTGGCGATGGGCGTCAAGGGCGGCGTCAACGCCAAGGTGCTGATCGACATCATCAACGCCAGCAGTGGGCGCAACAGCGCCTCCGAAGACAAATTCCCCCGTGCGGTGCTCCCCGGCACCTTCGATTTCGGATTTGCCACCGGCCTCTCCTACAAGGACGTGCGGCTCTGCGTCGATGAAGCCGAGGCGATGGGTGTTCCGATGGTCTGCGGTTCCGTGGTCCGGCAGATGCTCGCCATCACCAACGCCAAATATGGCGCGTCATCCGACTTCACCTCGATCGCAAGAGTGCTGGAGGAATGGGCCGGCGTCGAAATGCGCGGCTAG
- a CDS encoding MmgE/PrpD family protein, translating into MRQDEAQGAGTIFADFIAGTVWTDVAAQSHEAKRSMLNFFATALGSANDPAVTAALRTLLPFSGAATSTIIGRSERLDAMCASFLNAISANLLDFDDTHLDTIIHPAAPVAAPVLALAQARGFSGQAVLTAFILGVEVECRIGNAVSPGHYARGWHITSTCGVFGAAAACAKLLGLSADQISNAIGIAASQSAGIVENLPSAAKNVSVGNAARNGLFAALLAAEGYSASPRAIEGPLGWARAMGDEPDMRRLTGGLGKTWEIAKNTYKPYPAGIVFHAVIDACFNLRANLDRRIDDIASVTVQGSALLLARGDRPVRNQRDARVSIHHCVACALLLGTAGITEFADATVFRPDIVSLRQKVRAMLDTSLPDGAARVIVQLTSGETFENLVMEAKGSLADPLSDRDVEAKVRDCARLGGTDWDLDRIIDGVWRLDTLADVASLMRVHG; encoded by the coding sequence GTGCGGCAAGATGAAGCGCAAGGTGCCGGCACAATTTTCGCCGATTTCATTGCCGGCACGGTGTGGACGGATGTCGCCGCGCAAAGTCACGAAGCGAAACGCTCGATGCTGAACTTCTTCGCGACCGCGCTGGGTTCGGCGAATGACCCTGCCGTCACCGCGGCGTTGCGCACGTTATTGCCGTTCAGCGGTGCTGCGACGTCGACGATCATCGGTCGTTCGGAACGGCTCGACGCCATGTGCGCGTCGTTCCTCAACGCGATTTCGGCCAATCTGCTCGATTTCGACGATACCCATCTGGACACCATCATTCATCCAGCGGCGCCGGTCGCAGCCCCGGTGCTGGCATTGGCGCAGGCGCGGGGATTTTCGGGGCAGGCGGTTCTCACGGCATTCATTCTCGGCGTGGAGGTCGAATGTCGCATCGGCAACGCAGTGTCTCCCGGACATTATGCGCGTGGCTGGCACATCACCTCGACTTGCGGAGTGTTCGGTGCGGCCGCAGCCTGCGCGAAACTGCTCGGGCTTTCGGCGGACCAGATTTCAAACGCGATCGGAATTGCCGCCAGCCAGTCGGCCGGGATCGTCGAAAATCTCCCGAGCGCCGCCAAGAATGTCAGCGTTGGCAACGCGGCTCGCAACGGCCTGTTTGCGGCATTGCTTGCGGCTGAAGGCTACTCCGCATCGCCGCGGGCTATTGAGGGACCGCTCGGCTGGGCCCGCGCCATGGGTGACGAACCCGATATGAGGCGGTTGACGGGCGGTCTCGGCAAGACCTGGGAGATCGCGAAGAACACCTACAAGCCCTATCCTGCGGGAATCGTGTTTCACGCCGTCATCGACGCCTGCTTCAATTTGCGGGCGAATCTCGACCGGCGCATCGATGATATAGCCTCCGTCACCGTGCAAGGATCGGCGCTGTTGCTGGCGCGCGGCGACCGGCCGGTTCGCAACCAGCGTGACGCGCGGGTCAGCATTCATCACTGCGTCGCCTGTGCGTTGCTGCTGGGTACGGCCGGCATCACCGAGTTCGCGGACGCGACCGTATTTCGGCCGGACATCGTGTCGCTGCGCCAGAAGGTGAGGGCAATGCTTGACACGTCGCTTCCGGATGGTGCCGCGCGCGTCATTGTCCAACTGACGTCGGGAGAGACATTCGAAAATCTTGTGATGGAAGCGAAAGGCAGTCTTGCCGACCCATTATCCGACCGTGATGTCGAAGCGAAAGTGCGCGATTGCGCGCGACTGGGTGGCACCGATTGGGATCTGGATCGCATCATCGATGGTGTCTGGCGTCTCGACACGCTTGCGGACGTCGCGAGCCTGATGAGGGTGCACGGATGA
- a CDS encoding carboxymuconolactone decarboxylase family protein — protein sequence MTELFDRGLKVRKEVLGEDYVNKSIAGADEFTRTMAEWSTEFCWGALWTRPGLDRRTRSIINLAMLGALNRPHELKLHVKGALKNGVTKDEIKEILLQVGVYCGIPSGIDAFRNAREAFNEVEAK from the coding sequence ATGACTGAGTTGTTCGACAGGGGTCTAAAGGTGCGCAAGGAAGTGCTCGGCGAGGACTATGTCAACAAGTCCATTGCCGGCGCGGATGAATTCACCCGGACGATGGCCGAATGGTCGACTGAATTCTGCTGGGGTGCGTTGTGGACCCGGCCGGGGCTCGACCGCCGCACCCGCAGCATCATCAATCTGGCGATGCTCGGCGCGCTCAATCGGCCTCACGAACTGAAGTTGCACGTCAAAGGGGCCTTGAAGAACGGCGTCACCAAGGACGAGATCAAGGAGATCCTGCTTCAGGTCGGGGTCTATTGCGGCATCCCATCGGGAATCGACGCCTTCCGGAACGCACGGGAGGCGTTCAACGAAGTGGAAGCGAAGTGA
- a CDS encoding N-acyl homoserine lactonase family protein → MADQEYELFAIRYATRDARRSDHFIGGDPHDGPMPMDYFMWLARGGDRTFVIDTGFNAEVADRRKRTFLRCPVETLGAFDIDAAGVEDVILTHLHYDHVGNFDRFPNARFHLQEREIAYATGRFMRYPRLSHSFEVEDVCGIVRLNYARRVLFYDGDAELAPGLTIHAAGGHSAGLQFVRVRTRRGFVVLASDVSHFYENMASERPFTTALHIGEMLEGFDRLLKLAPDESYIIPGHDPLVMKLYPAPSPELEGIAVRLDVPPSGAAPVRADYLSGH, encoded by the coding sequence ATGGCCGATCAGGAATACGAGCTCTTCGCTATCCGCTATGCCACCCGCGATGCGCGGCGCAGCGATCATTTCATCGGCGGCGATCCGCACGACGGCCCGATGCCGATGGACTATTTCATGTGGCTTGCAAGAGGAGGAGACCGTACCTTCGTCATCGACACCGGCTTCAACGCGGAAGTCGCGGACAGGCGGAAACGGACGTTCCTGCGCTGTCCGGTGGAGACGCTCGGTGCGTTCGACATCGATGCAGCCGGGGTCGAGGACGTTATCCTCACGCATCTGCATTACGACCATGTGGGAAATTTCGACCGGTTTCCGAACGCGCGATTCCATCTCCAGGAACGTGAAATTGCCTATGCCACGGGACGCTTCATGCGATATCCGCGGCTATCGCATTCGTTCGAGGTCGAGGATGTCTGCGGGATCGTACGGCTCAACTATGCGCGCCGGGTCCTGTTCTACGATGGCGACGCCGAGCTCGCTCCCGGCCTTACCATACATGCGGCAGGCGGCCATTCGGCCGGGCTTCAGTTCGTTCGCGTCAGAACCCGCCGCGGATTCGTCGTGCTGGCCTCCGACGTCAGTCATTTCTATGAGAATATGGCGAGCGAACGCCCATTTACGACCGCTCTTCATATCGGCGAAATGCTGGAGGGGTTCGACCGGTTGCTGAAACTGGCGCCGGACGAGAGCTACATCATTCCCGGCCATGATCCGCTCGTGATGAAGCTATATCCGGCCCCTAGCCCGGAATTAGAGGGCATTGCCGTACGCCTCGACGTGCCGCCATCGGGAGCCGCGCCCGTTCGCGCTGACTATCTGTCGGGCCACTAG
- a CDS encoding cupin domain-containing protein, with the protein MQFRTTGLLLLGAMAFPASGTAQTTPAPSAITRTVIAATKLPTVTDVPLHFKAVSITLQPDERSSVSAANGILYQMSGSTEVALDGEAKMLNAGEGLFIAGGKTAALTAGSGGPSTFLHFFLAPAVDLGQPAETAPAVVRELYRTANPIPDLKPGGYDLNLTRVTFPAQMPSNPPHHRSGAALYFIISGTGANTVDGKTEARGPGSLIYEPYALVHQWGNPGNEPLIFLAFNINPEGVAAVLPGAPATKQ; encoded by the coding sequence ATGCAGTTCAGGACAACCGGACTACTGTTGCTCGGGGCGATGGCCTTTCCCGCCTCCGGGACCGCACAAACCACTCCCGCTCCATCGGCAATTACACGAACGGTGATCGCCGCAACCAAACTGCCGACCGTTACAGACGTGCCGCTCCATTTCAAAGCGGTGAGTATCACTCTTCAGCCGGACGAGCGGAGCAGCGTCTCGGCGGCCAACGGCATCCTCTACCAGATGTCAGGATCGACCGAGGTCGCGCTCGATGGCGAGGCCAAAATGCTCAACGCCGGAGAGGGACTGTTCATCGCTGGCGGAAAGACTGCGGCGCTAACAGCGGGCAGTGGAGGACCGTCGACTTTTCTCCACTTCTTCCTCGCTCCCGCTGTGGACTTGGGTCAGCCTGCCGAGACGGCGCCTGCCGTCGTGAGAGAATTGTATCGCACAGCAAATCCGATCCCCGACCTCAAGCCAGGCGGTTATGATCTCAATCTCACGCGAGTCACATTTCCGGCACAGATGCCCTCGAACCCGCCGCACCATCGGTCAGGCGCAGCTCTATACTTTATCATCTCCGGCACCGGGGCCAACACGGTCGACGGTAAGACAGAAGCAAGGGGGCCGGGTTCCTTGATCTATGAACCGTACGCCCTCGTGCACCAATGGGGAAACCCAGGCAACGAGCCGTTGATATTCTTGGCCTTCAACATCAATCCGGAAGGCGTGGCAGCCGTGCTTCCGGGCGCACCAGCAACGAAGCAATAG
- a CDS encoding VOC family protein yields MIEGISAVTLGTHEMPRAVQFYQTLGFEVLHGGEDSSFTSFRAGTSYLNLITQPTERRWSWWGRVIFYVADVDALYDRALAAGYQPATVPRDAEWGERFFHLIDPDGHELSFARPLFPASGQ; encoded by the coding sequence ATGATCGAGGGGATCAGCGCAGTTACACTCGGCACCCACGAAATGCCACGAGCTGTCCAATTCTACCAGACGCTCGGGTTTGAGGTCCTACATGGCGGCGAAGATTCGTCATTTACGAGCTTTCGAGCAGGAACGAGCTATCTCAACCTCATCACCCAGCCTACCGAGCGGCGCTGGTCTTGGTGGGGGCGGGTAATCTTCTACGTTGCCGATGTTGACGCGCTTTACGACCGTGCACTCGCGGCGGGATACCAGCCAGCTACCGTGCCCCGCGATGCCGAATGGGGTGAGCGCTTCTTCCACCTAATTGACCCCGATGGCCACGAACTCAGTTTCGCTCGACCTTTGTTCCCGGCTTCCGGCCAATAG